GTCGGCGGTACGGTCATAGTCAGGATGCCCATACTGGCGCACCCCGTGTGGACAGATATACCGCCCCAGGCACTTGCCCCCACCCAGGCGGTGGGGGAATGGGTAAGCATCACAAGTGCAAAGACGCAGTTTGGTGGAAGGCGGGTTGGTCATGGGATGCTTCCTCACGAGAAACCCAGGCCTCTTGCTTTCAGTGATACAAACTTGTTCGCCCCCCTGCCGACGACCAGGTGATCCAGGACTTGGATGTCGAGGGTCTTGCCGGCATCGATGATTGCGCGAGTCACAGCGCAATCATCCGGGCTTGGGTCAGCCAGCCGTAGAGTAGGGACAGAGACGCCATATATAGATCGCTCTATACGGTCTTCTCCATCCCTCTCTCCGAACCGGACATGAGACTTTCGCCTCATCCGGCTCTCCATTGAGTTCTAAGTCTGGCGATAACCATGTTCTGCATGGTGGCATTTCAGGCACAAGGTTTCCAGGTCTTCAAGTCGGTGTGACTTCATGCCTTTCTTGTGATGTACCTGAAGGTGTTCAGGTGAACCACATCGCACGCATTTGAAGTCGTCCCGCATTTTCGCCCTGAGTTCCCTTTCAGCCATTTCCAGGGGTTCATTGCGATTTGGTTGACCGCTTGCGGCCCCAACCGTGGCTGTGTAGATGGTTTCATCTGGGCCAGTTTCACCCATCGGATAGTCTATGAGCGAAAGTTCGTCTTTCTCATCGGGCAAATAGGGATGGGGAAATCCCGCTCTGCCTTTCTGCATGTACTTGCTCCGCTTTAGCTCTTTCCGCGTGGGCAGCCACTGATACGCTTCCAGGGTGGTTGCCCCTTCACGTATCTCTGCCGTCCAACGTGTCCTGTTGTGGATCACCTTCGTTTTGGATTGGATGAGTTCCTGTTTCCGACTACCCTTGTGTTTCTTGAGGAGCCAGTCCAGGTATCGAAACCAGGTGTAGCGGGTGATTTCTTCAATATCTTCGAGCAGGCTGGTGTGCTTGTAGTATTCAGCCCAGCCTTTCACGATGGCATTGAGAGTTATCATCCGATTGTATTCATCCATCCAGGTCCATGACCTGGTGGTGAGGTCTTTGATTTTCCTTTTGACACGCTTCTTGGCTTTGTCTGTAGGTCGAAGATGCACCACCCACCGTCCTTCAGGTTCGCATCGCTGGATATGAAAGCCCAGGAAGTCAAAACCGTTATTGACATGGGTGATATGCGTCTTTTCTTCAGACAATTCCAGGTGTAGTTCGTTCGCCAGGAAGTCTCGGATCTCTTGCTTGGCCTGTCTCACGCCTTCGATCCGGTCATTGCTGAGGACAACAAAGTCATCAGCGTATCGGATCAGCCGGTAGTTCCCCAGACCAGCCTTTCTCCTTTTCTGCTGTTCGTATGGGGTCAGGTGCCATTTCTCTTCTGCCCACTTGTCAAATTCATTCAGATACACATTGGCAAGTAAGGGTGAGATCACGCCGCCTTATGCAAAGAAAGCTATTATGCAAAGTAACTGACAAAAACACACTCAAATTCGCCGTTTTAAGCCGATTTACTTTGCATAATCTCCGAAATGATATAACCAACCAGAGCTTGACCGCTCAAAATATCATTTTGGAGGCATACATGATGCAAAAGAGACCACTGGCAGAGCTACTAAACGAATTAGAGCAGGAAATGCTACGGCTTGGTTACACCCAAGGTTCCATGACGTTTTATCGAAGGCGATGGCAGATGTTAAGCCAATTCACGCAAGAGAAAGGAGAAATATACTTTTCCGAACGGCTGGGGATTGATTTTGTAGAAAAACACTTTCACATTCTCGAAAAAGATTTAGACCGAACCCTTTCGCAGGCAGAGACTCAGGAACTCCGAATCATCCGGATGATTGGGGATTTTCAGCTTTATCACACCGTTCTGCGCCGGTACTATAAACACAAGGAAATCCTGACGAAACCGTATTTTGTCGAGGTCAGCGACCAATTCAAAAAAAGCTGTTCAGAGAAAGGGTATTCACCAGTCACCATCGACCACTATGTAAAACAGTCTGCCCGATTTATGGATTATCTGGATTCTCAAAGGATCAGTAGCTGCGGAGACATCAATCTCCGGTTGATTAATGACTACATCAAAACATTGGCGGGCTATACTTACAAAACCGTGGAGCAAAATATCTGTTCACTACGGGCTTTTTTCAAGTTCCTTTTCGAAAGCGGGGTAATCCGGACTAATTTTTCCAACCAGACACCGATGGTACAGGCAAGGAAACAGACCCGTATCCCTTCGGTTTGGACAAAAGATGAACTGAAAAAGCTGATTGGTGCCATCGATCGGGGAAGTCCAAAAGGGAAAAGAGATTACGCCCTCATCTTGTTGGTATGTTGCCTTGGCATGCGTTGCGCAGATATAAAACAGTTGAGGCTCGATCACTTCCATTGGGAAGAGAAAAAGCTTGTTTTCACCCAATCAAAGACCAAAGAACCTTTGTCTCTTCCGCTGACCGCAGAAGTGGGCTGGGCGGTAATTGACTACCTGAAATATGGACGGCCTAACATAGACACTCCCTATCTATTTGTAAAACACATCGCCCCGTTTGGACCCTTTTCAGAAGCAGACCATTTATACCAACTGATCAAAGGGTACATGGAACGGGCCCATCTGCCGACACTCAAAAAACGGCGAGGTATGCATTCCTTAAGGCATACCCTGGCCAGTGTGCTTCTTGAAAACGATACCCCGCTTTGCGTCATTTCAGATATCCTGGGTCATGCTGATACCGACTCAACGGCTGTTTATCTGAAAGTTGACATCCAGAAACTGAAGGAATGCTCACTGGATTTTGAGGAGGTTGTTAGCCATGGATAAAGTCGTTTATGAAAGCTCCTTCAAGGAGCACATTAAAAGCCTTGTTGATCTGAAACAGGCGATCGGATATAGCTATGAGACGGAGGCAGCCCATCTCAAACGATTTGACCGATTCCTGGCAGAAAACTATCCTCTTGCGACCTCACTTACCAAAGAAATCGTATTGAACTGGTGCAGGAAAAAATCCTATGAAGCACAGGCAAACCAATGTGCTCGTGCCTCCATCCTCCGTCAGTTCGGAAAATACCTGGATTCCATCGACATAGAGGCCTACATTATTCCTAAAGGATATTTCCCCTCGGAAAAACAATATGTACCTCATATTTTTACCCATGAGGAATTATCCAGGTTCTTTGTCCAAACAGATCAATGCCACTATTGCAGTGAAATTCCCGATCGACATCTGATTATGCCGGTTTTATTCCGCATGATTTATACCTGTGGGCTTCGGGTGTCTGAAGCCAGGCTGCTAAAAGTTGGAGATGTAGATCTTGAAAACGGCATTTTGAGCATCCAGCATTCCAAGATGGATAACAGCCGGTTGGTACCTATGTCCAATTCTCTTGCCGAGAGATGTCGCCATTATTCGAAAAGGGTACATCCTTTTCTGGCGCCCGAAAATTATTTCTTTCCTGCACCTGGCGGTAAACCGATGACGATCGGGAATGTGTATAAAAACTTTCGCAAGTTTCTGTGGCAGGCTGGTATCTCGCACAACGGCAGAGGCCATGGTCCACGCGTCCATGATTTTCGTCATGCCTATGCTGTCCATTGCCTGAAAAAATGGGTAGAACAGGAAAAAGATTTAGCGGCCTATCTCCCTGTCTTGAAAACATACCTGGGACACGATTCATTTGAAGAGACCGCCTATTATCTACGACTGACTGCGGATGTTTTCCCAGAGATTACCGTGAAATTGGAAACATGGTATCCGGAAATTATTCCGGTATTGGAAGGTGACACTCATGAAACCCACTGATTTCGCAAAGTATTTGACAGAGTTCCTTTCAGTGTACCTTCCATCCCAGAAAAATGTCAGTAAAAACACAGTGTATTCCTACCGGGATACCTTTAAATTATTGATTACATACTGCCAGGAAATCCACAACGTTCCAACCGAGCGGATTACGGTAAGTCTGCTTTCCAGTGAATGGATCGTTGGATTTCTCCAGTGGATTGAAACCGAAAGAAAATGCAGTATTTCTACCCGAAATCAGCGGTTGGCAGCCATCCATTCTTTTTTCCGTTACCTTCAGGCCGAAGAACCTTCTGGGCTTCATCATTTCCAAAAAATCATGTCCATTCCCATTAAAAAGACAAGAAAAACGACCGTGGAATACCTGACACCCGAAGCACTAAAACTCCTTCTTGAACAGCCAGATAAACATACGAGAAAAGGTCGGCGTGATCTGACTCTGATGAGTGTCCTCTATGATACTGGAGCCCGGGTACAGGAACTGATTGATCTCAAAGTATGTGACGTTATCCTTGATTCGCCTTCGGTAGTTGTCCTACATGGAAAAGGCAACAAAACCAGAAGGGTGTCCATCATGAAAAACACGATTTCATTAACCCACTCTTATTTGACGGAAAACAACCTGGACAAGCAATGGAAAAACCAGAACCCCTTGTTTTCCAATAATCAGCAGCATCAACTGACCAGAGAAGGCGTCGCTTACATTCTTGCCAAATATGCAGAGTCAGCGCGGAAATCATCTACGATTGTGCCTGCGAACGTGAAACCGCATATCATTCGCCATTCGAAAGCCATGCATCTTCTCCAGGCTG
The sequence above is drawn from the Deltaproteobacteria bacterium genome and encodes:
- a CDS encoding tyrosine-type recombinase/integrase, with product MQKRPLAELLNELEQEMLRLGYTQGSMTFYRRRWQMLSQFTQEKGEIYFSERLGIDFVEKHFHILEKDLDRTLSQAETQELRIIRMIGDFQLYHTVLRRYYKHKEILTKPYFVEVSDQFKKSCSEKGYSPVTIDHYVKQSARFMDYLDSQRISSCGDINLRLINDYIKTLAGYTYKTVEQNICSLRAFFKFLFESGVIRTNFSNQTPMVQARKQTRIPSVWTKDELKKLIGAIDRGSPKGKRDYALILLVCCLGMRCADIKQLRLDHFHWEEKKLVFTQSKTKEPLSLPLTAEVGWAVIDYLKYGRPNIDTPYLFVKHIAPFGPFSEADHLYQLIKGYMERAHLPTLKKRRGMHSLRHTLASVLLENDTPLCVISDILGHADTDSTAVYLKVDIQKLKECSLDFEEVVSHG
- a CDS encoding tyrosine-type recombinase/integrase, producing the protein MDKVVYESSFKEHIKSLVDLKQAIGYSYETEAAHLKRFDRFLAENYPLATSLTKEIVLNWCRKKSYEAQANQCARASILRQFGKYLDSIDIEAYIIPKGYFPSEKQYVPHIFTHEELSRFFVQTDQCHYCSEIPDRHLIMPVLFRMIYTCGLRVSEARLLKVGDVDLENGILSIQHSKMDNSRLVPMSNSLAERCRHYSKRVHPFLAPENYFFPAPGGKPMTIGNVYKNFRKFLWQAGISHNGRGHGPRVHDFRHAYAVHCLKKWVEQEKDLAAYLPVLKTYLGHDSFEETAYYLRLTADVFPEITVKLETWYPEIIPVLEGDTHETH
- a CDS encoding tyrosine-type recombinase/integrase; the encoded protein is MKPTDFAKYLTEFLSVYLPSQKNVSKNTVYSYRDTFKLLITYCQEIHNVPTERITVSLLSSEWIVGFLQWIETERKCSISTRNQRLAAIHSFFRYLQAEEPSGLHHFQKIMSIPIKKTRKTTVEYLTPEALKLLLEQPDKHTRKGRRDLTLMSVLYDTGARVQELIDLKVCDVILDSPSVVVLHGKGNKTRRVSIMKNTISLTHSYLTENNLDKQWKNQNPLFSNNQQHQLTREGVAYILAKYAESARKSSTIVPANVKPHIIRHSKAMHLLQAGVNIIYIRDFLGHVDIKTTEIYARADIETKRNAIENAYPDLIDSNLPDWNKDQELLAWLSRLK